The window ttacaagttaacaaattaaatgtatcattatctacttgactaaattctcgttttaaaatcttcttttctGATATATCTAAAAGAGATGCCAATTCATCGAGTGAAGCTCCCATAAATCTAAGTGAATCaataaatcgtaatttaatttgatgttcgtcagattgtaatgtaaatgaaatatatttttctttattaatgggAAGTAAGCTCAAGTGCCCATGCTTGCAAAGATCTATAATCATAAAATGCGAGTCGTAGCCACTAAAATTATGAAATACGATTGGGacgacaaacaattttttaaagttcaaattaCATGCTTGGTGCGCAAATCCCCGTACTTGTCCCGTAAAATGATCGTGATCTACAACAATTGTATCTGTAGCCAAAAAGCGTTTTTCGCAAATATGGCAAACAGTTGCCATATTTGTGTTGGGCTTTTCGACCATAGGTacaattgtctttattttggaatttacaaatgtggaaatttcggccatttcttttgcgaaccactccatgcaattttcacctctatagctattaaaataagataaactatcatcgtaagcacatttcaaataataacctgcactaaaaggtacatgtttctgatattttgctGTTTTACTCACTGTGACATTGGAATAtgtaaaattatgtaattgacattcaaaatcagCATAAACTATAAACGGAGTTGTTTGTTTGTATGTAAAATTGCGAAAAGCCACATGATCATATTTGGGAACAGTCATTCTGCATTTATTCACATCTGAACACATTTCTTCGTGCTCTGCTAGTTTGCTTTCACTGCTAAAATAGTTCAAACATCtatcacatatatattttttatatgtgtCTTTGTTTAATTGCGATTTTACTAATTTTCCTAAAtctttaatccaacaataatgaaGGCGTATTTCAGTCTGATCGTCATCTTCTGGAAGAACATCGTAATCgtttaattttggaaaatatttatcttgtactAGCAGCAAATTAACatgcttttccatcttttgcggtGTCAGTCTGGCAGGTATTACTTCGTAAAATTGTTTGTCCTTAACTACATTTAATTCTAAGACAAAAACATTAACTGATATGGCGTttaatttttcgaattttgaaatttggtttAATGGCATTGGGCTTTCTAATTTATCCGTTTGCAAAACAGTAGAATAATGTGGATATTTCGAAACTCGTCCAGCATTTTTGTTAACAGGATACAGAGCGCTAACAATCGACCAATAAAAACAAGCCTGATCAACGTTATGCACATTAATGCACGCTCGTTTTTTCTGAATCTCTATTGGCAAGTCAATGAACGATGAACCGTTTCCTATttctactttattaatattaacttctaATGAAATTACTTTAGACAGAGCAGCACCCGAatctttttctgcaaattcagacagctttgtaaaaattttatccttaacattttcactaaaccaaagatgtaaatcggtcgatgtgtctataatagcatttttagtgttaaaatattttaaatctaaactttcggtatcacttgattttttaatgaattcgCCGCAAAATGTAGTATTAACTTTAAGAattctatttgtttttaaaataattttaatttttctgctaaaaataatataacaatcattTAGGAACTGTGTTAAGTCCTTATGCACTAAATTAACTATAACTCCAGTTTTAATTCGACTAGCAAAACACGAAATAacattttcccatttaactctattgcgtaattttgaattaagccccaacccaacgtacttattattaaaatttaaaataatttgtctaaaatgcttaaaatgtcctatgtaagtttgcaattttctaactgttcctacggatagtctattgtttttaattactttactacatctaaaaatttgactatttaaccgtcttgtccaaactttacgatctctttcagtgaatttatcgaaaattattttactaagcTTTTTAATAATGTGCATCAAATCATCAGACTGTTTAATCACTTGTTTTATATGCATGGCTATGGCTACTCACACAGACaaacaataagaaaaaatcaCTTACCTTATTCAACTATCTTAAAGGATGCTAGGAGTCTGCTTTTTCCAATATCAACTTCCCCTTCGTATATCAGCGAATAGTTTCCGCTGTTGAGGTCCGTTATTGCTGCTTGGTAGGCTTTGGTTACCCGCTGTGGTAAGAAAACAACTTCAGCGCCCAAATCCAGCAGAACTGTATCCCCAAATTGTGTTGTTACCACCTTTGCACTGTGAATGGTAAATTTTTCTCCAATTTGCagatctttaagtttttttattggcTTACGTTCTGCAACCAAGGATGAATTATTTAGTTTTGATAGATCCATCTACAACAGCAATAGAACAAACTATAGTTTTTCCGCTTAACGTGAATGGAGAGATGCATTACATACTCGGCAATAGAGAAGAACCATATACTACAAGAAATCGAAATACGAACAGCGGAGAATACTTCTTATAAAAAATAGCAGACGTGAAATGTTTTACAACACCCAAATAgataaaaaggacataataaatacTGCATGAAATACGAACAGAGAGATGTACAATTCTCATAAAATACAATgataaaaaggacataataaatacatataaatatacaaAAGACAAAAACCGCTTACCTTTATCAGATATATGTAAGTCACTGCACACCGTATTGACTACTGCGaacttgttgttgttgttgtatgTTTGCGATGCGAACTGTGACACCGTATGCGCTCCTCGGTCTTTTAAAGAACAGAGCAGCATATCGCCCCACGCGAGCCCAAGTTGCGTCAACCTAATGCGCCTACGGTACCATCAACTGATTCGTTTCATTGATAAGCAACACCTTGTGTTCTAGAAAtgctcatatttatatatttatttttatttcttcaactaATTTTTATGGTATACAATAAATAGATATTGCGGTAAGCGAATCGTTGTTATCAATTTAGAATTTTGTTAATGTGGTTGCTGATATCatcatacattttacaaaatgtagCAACTGCGGTTTTCTTTCCGGTGTACTTGTTTTtccaatgattaaaataaaatttgttatcacACTTGTTTACGTGTTTTGAATTATGCGGTACCGCGTTATCACGAGGCTTCATCCGGTTTTGCTAACAAATGCACTatcttttaacatatttaatatatttctgtatataatttcaattctttgattaatactaattttatccatataatacatgttttataaaaatacggttaatattacacaaaaacttcttcagtcagaagatatgtgtgtgtttggatttttgtataaataactgtattaacaatttttggaaattagtataaatcaaggTGCTTGTCTGTTTACATGCCTTATtgtctaatgtaatgtaaataaacaatacttgtacatgtctatgtctttttttttttttttaataaaaaagtttcagTGTTGTATATATAACTTGTAGCTATATGTAActcaataataaaagatattttaatgaaagatATGTATATTTCTCCTACGCATTACTACTGGATATGTTCTACGTAGAATGTCACGTTTTATATGGCAagtttctagataaattttataaagatataaTTTGTATTAGTACAAGAGAATTGGGAATTTGACGTTGGTTCGTTTTATGATGTTTTTAGCCATAAATAATGATCGTATCGCACTTGGTCGGTAATTTTCGTAATATACATGAAAATACCTTTCTAATGGTATACTGCACGGAGCACTTGGTGCAAAATTGAGCGAGTTAGGGTTTGCTAGAGATCAAACTGCGATAAGAGATTTTTCTATGCCAATGGTTTTGTTTTACCgtcaataacaataaataagcatTTATAGTTCGACCAAGTTATTACAACGGTCGTTATGACACCTTACCATATATCTTTTGAACGGATAAGCGGAAATCGACGTATGACCCATCAAATTAAAGGATTTTGAATGATGAATTACATTGTGatgtctaatttaataaaattctatGTATAAGATCTCTTTGATACCCTGTTACATTCTgtatcgaatgtcacgtcatttcacgttctgcgtcgaatgtcacgtcctgcgtcgaatgtcacataactgtcacgttctacgtcgaatgtcacgttctgcgtcgaatgtcacgtcctgcgttgaatgtcacataactgtcacgttctacgtcgaatgtcacgtcctgcgtcgaatgtcacgtggcatttcacgttctacgtcaaatgtcacgtcctgtctcgaatgtcacgttctcttaggcactgtacggaaaagaagaagaagaatgttcatactgatcgttgacatggcttctgtgtgtcacctacgctttcatttgacacctcatacgtcaaaatcatgccaatagcatcaaagatacattctagcgcccatttggcaatgctgccatctttgttttttgtgtccccgtctcctccccgttccaacgagccctcgtacgccccgatcggaccaatagaaccaaagatatgacgtaatgaccttttggcatgctccgatgcgcacggcacatactgcgttcaaccccatttttcatcccctttccaacgagccctcgtacgtcatcctacgttaagccgtttggaacttacgaccgggggttgcgattttaggggatgcGAATTAGGGGATGAGCCCAGAAACAGGTAGTCTATCTACTACTGACTATGTGGCCTGAAGTATCTtgaggtgatttccacgtatataatCTTCTGTATGGGAGTTTGAAGTAAGTGTTAGTAATTACAAAGTCTTCTTCTGATACAAATTCACCCAATCGGTCTCCTCGCCCATTTCTTTCTCCAAGCCCAAACTGTCCTATGAATTCTCCTGATTGTCCCCTACCAATCTTGGCATTTAAATCACCCATAATCAAGGTAAATTCCTTTTTAGGAAGGTGTTTCAAGGTGTTGGATAGTTTAAAATAGAATGCTTTACTTATGTCGCCTGGTTTGTCAGCTGTAGGGGCACATACCTGGATAATGTTAGTTGTTATTGGGTAGGTATCAAGTTAAAGGAGGAGCATTCTTTCCAATATGGGTACAAAGTTTTTAAGATGTCTGGAAGTTTCTTGATTTAATATTATACCTACTCCATTTTCGTGTCTTCCAGAATAATAGATGTGATGATTGTTAATTTCATATTGCCCAAATTTCATACATctcatttcgcttattcccatgATTTCTATTAAGAGTTTATCCATTTCCTTGATTGCATTATGGGTCTTTCCGGCCTTATATAATGTTTTAACATTGCATGTGCAGATCATGAGCATTTTCTTTGCACTAGATTGGCAATGATTTCATCTGTTGGCGACCGAGAAGGCCTTGCCGCCTTGTAATTGTCCTTTTTTGCCGGATCTTGGTATCCAAATCCCGTATTATCTTTTATTTGACTAGTTACTGAAGGCTATAACTTAatgaaaaatcacttaaatcgaaCAGGTTTAGGAAATTCGAGACATCAAAAATGTCCCAATTTTAAGGCGACGCGTTAATTTTGCTGCTcagtatattaatatttaaatgtttagtattttttttatttgttccacATATTTCTGAGCGTCGTTTCGTCTATTCAGCTGTTACGTTTTATTATAAcacattaaataatattttataatataaaaaagttacTTTCCATGGACATTCAATTACCAAAATAAACATGAA is drawn from Diabrotica undecimpunctata isolate CICGRU chromosome 5, icDiaUnde3, whole genome shotgun sequence and contains these coding sequences:
- the LOC140441162 gene encoding uncharacterized protein, producing the protein MHIKQVIKQSDDLMHIIKKLSKIIFDKFTERDRKVWTRRLNSQIFRCSKVIKNNRLSVGTVRKLQTYIGHFKHFRQIILNFNNKYVGLGLNSKLRNRVKWENVISCFASRIKTGVIVNLVHKDLTQFLNDCYIIFSRKIKIILKTNRILKVNTTFCGEFIKKSSDTESLDLKYFNTKNAIIDTSTDLHLWFSENVKDKIFTKLSEFAEKDSGAALSKVISLEVNINKVEIGNGSSFIDLPIEIQKKRACINVHNVDQACFYWSIVSALYPVNKNAGRVSKYPHYSTVLQTDKLESPMPLNQISKFEKLNAISVNVFVLELNVVKDKQFYEVIPARLTPQKMEKHVNLLLVQDKYFPKLNDYDVLPEDDDQTEIRLHYCWIKDLGKLVKSQLNKDTYKKYICDRCLNYFSSESKLAEHEEMCSDVNKCRMTVPKYDHVAFRNFTYKQTTPFIVYADFECQLHNFTYSNVTVSKTAKYQKHVPFSAGYYLKCAYDDSLSYFNSYRGENCMEWFAKEMAEISTFVNSKIKTIVPMVEKPNTNMATVCHICEKRFLATDTIVVDHDHFTGQVRGFAHQACNLNFKKLFVVPIVFHNFSGYDSHFMIIDLCKHGHLSLLPINKEKYISFTLQSDEHQIKLRFIDSLRFMGASLDELASLLDISEKKILKREFSQVDNDTFNLLTCKGVFCYDYIDSLEKLDETSLPTINHFYNKLNNEYISEEKYAHAQNVWQKFNCKNLGEYSDLYLKTDILLLADVFEQFRQKCRDTYKLDPAWYYTMPGYTWDCMLRYTQCKLELLKDVDMILFMEKAIRGGISVCSNRYSEANNKYISSYDPTRPSKYILYLDVNNLYGWAMSEALPIGGFKWIEDVTKFGVGNLPEGHIDIMSIQDDAKEGYFFQVDLEYPRELHDKHKDFPFAAEHRIPPGSKLPKLIPTLYHKTKYIMHYRNLKQALANGLILIKIHKVLKFNQSAWLRPYIELNTNLRAAATNSFEKNLFKLMNNAVFGKTMENQRRHRIVKLCKKWHGRYGAKNLIASSRFHSRTIFSENLVAIELKKSEVCFNKPLYIGAAILDISKLCMYDFHYNFMLPTMGEENCSLLYMDTDSFIYELQCSDAYREVLKAHPSKFDTSDYAENNPYEIERLNKKIPGLMKDEANGKIITHFIGLRSKMYTFKLQITDEEREKERQRLDRKQLNKERIECDLGNLGITKKAKGVKYNVVRNKITYEDYEKCLKEFKIQTASQRCIRSYQHSVFSIEQSKTALSPYDDKRYLIPKSFNTLPWGHYLVE